One genomic window of Bacillus mycoides includes the following:
- a CDS encoding YjzD family protein yields the protein MRFIWALIWSFALVHMMSYVIGSMTGGTYDFNQASIFSVVLAVLVLAIAAAIPNEPVEQH from the coding sequence ATGCGTTTCATTTGGGCATTAATTTGGTCGTTCGCGCTTGTACATATGATGAGCTACGTAATCGGCTCTATGACTGGCGGTACATACGATTTTAACCAAGCGTCTATTTTCTCAGTTGTTCTTGCGGTATTAGTATTAGCGATTGCAGCTGCGATTCCAAACGAGCCAGTAGAACAACACTAA
- a CDS encoding alpha/beta hydrolase produces the protein MSITERFFYLEKEPCVIYLPEKPNGFSVMLLGDYNYFIENGTSLWTQHAGRAYFLQGLIEKGYTVFSSNLYGRHWGNDRAVRLAKRLYDVVLRKETLNTKMHIMADGMGALVALEMMNKYPECIRSVVMLNPCLDLPEYVEFEKEHKFFYKRLVKELSLAYDSKEEELESKINKKSFAFLPSCVPVKIFVSTQEKRGRKQLLRKYEKMRQLNQCDTSVLFHLQDVKYKMVRQTTDFFKKYEEEL, from the coding sequence ATGAGTATTACAGAACGTTTTTTTTACTTAGAAAAAGAACCATGTGTAATTTATTTACCGGAAAAGCCAAATGGATTTTCTGTTATGCTCCTAGGAGATTATAACTATTTTATTGAGAATGGTACAAGTTTATGGACACAGCATGCAGGGAGAGCTTATTTTTTACAGGGCCTTATTGAAAAAGGTTACACAGTCTTTTCGTCTAACTTATACGGAAGGCATTGGGGGAACGACCGAGCTGTTCGTCTAGCAAAACGTTTGTATGATGTCGTTCTAAGAAAAGAGACATTGAATACGAAAATGCACATTATGGCAGATGGTATGGGAGCACTTGTAGCACTGGAGATGATGAACAAGTACCCTGAATGTATACGTTCGGTCGTTATGTTAAATCCGTGTTTAGATTTACCAGAATATGTGGAGTTTGAGAAAGAGCATAAGTTTTTTTACAAAAGATTAGTGAAGGAATTAAGTTTGGCGTATGATTCCAAAGAAGAAGAATTAGAATCAAAAATAAATAAGAAATCATTTGCGTTTCTTCCGTCTTGTGTACCTGTTAAAATTTTCGTATCAACACAAGAAAAAAGAGGAAGAAAACAATTGTTACGTAAATACGAGAAAATGAGGCAATTAAATCAATGTGATACTTCTGTTTTATTCCATCTGCAAGATGTGAAATATAAAATGGTTAGACAAACGACTGATTTCTTTAAAAAATATGAAGAAGAATTGTGA
- a CDS encoding NAD-dependent epimerase/dehydratase family protein, with the protein MFQGERVGGMKRVLIIGALTFVGYHLVNKMIAEEIEVYGLDFDEFDSMTKINEEKLLLIGRNALFTYYSIRDEDGWRSVEEESFDTVYFCLYEPNQQSGFRNERVILQYLKRIVRMCEKNNVKLNLISSIEIGSTEESENKRLFSKVEEGLKKGELQYSAYRVPTLYGPWQPSFMMYHQLILSELDEKECRCINGEIGSDLLYVEDVCEYLWEHGMNVKHLGVYNLLSGKEELWEKGMTLLHADDKVNKKNVEVKDEAVEVISIQKNTPVEFGLNKQLAHMKKYKELYEG; encoded by the coding sequence TTGTTTCAAGGGGAAAGGGTTGGTGGTATGAAACGCGTGCTGATTATAGGTGCACTTACGTTTGTAGGTTATCACCTTGTAAATAAAATGATTGCAGAAGAAATAGAAGTGTATGGTCTTGATTTTGATGAATTTGATAGTATGACAAAAATTAATGAAGAGAAATTATTGTTGATTGGGCGAAATGCGTTATTTACGTACTATTCTATAAGGGATGAAGACGGATGGCGATCGGTAGAGGAAGAGAGTTTCGATACAGTTTATTTTTGTTTGTATGAGCCGAATCAGCAAAGTGGATTTCGGAATGAAAGGGTCATATTACAATATTTAAAACGAATCGTAAGGATGTGTGAAAAAAATAACGTAAAGTTAAATCTAATTTCTTCTATTGAAATAGGAAGCACTGAAGAATCCGAAAACAAACGTCTATTTTCGAAGGTGGAAGAAGGGTTGAAAAAAGGCGAATTACAATATAGTGCATATCGAGTTCCTACATTATATGGGCCGTGGCAACCGTCGTTTATGATGTATCATCAGCTTATTTTATCAGAACTTGATGAAAAAGAGTGCCGTTGTATAAATGGAGAAATAGGAAGCGATTTACTTTACGTTGAAGATGTATGTGAATATTTATGGGAACATGGAATGAATGTAAAGCACCTCGGTGTATATAATTTACTTAGCGGAAAAGAAGAGTTATGGGAAAAAGGTATGACCTTGCTGCATGCAGATGATAAAGTAAATAAAAAAAATGTGGAAGTAAAAGATGAAGCTGTAGAGGTTATTTCTATTCAAAAAAATACACCAGTAGAATTCGGTTTAAATAAACAATTGGCACATATGAAAAAATATAAAGAGTTATACGAAGGGTAG
- a CDS encoding ComZ family protein, translated as MNEKSMQFLQIAMKHLPEAKAILDSNGIALDMEKAQPVLELLMKVMGEAYELGKADKE; from the coding sequence ATGAACGAAAAAAGTATGCAATTTTTACAAATCGCAATGAAACATTTACCAGAAGCTAAGGCAATTTTAGATTCTAATGGAATTGCGCTTGATATGGAGAAAGCACAGCCGGTGTTAGAGCTATTGATGAAAGTAATGGGCGAAGCATATGAGCTTGGGAAAGCGGATAAAGAATAA
- the fabH gene encoding beta-ketoacyl-ACP synthase III, giving the protein MNVGILGIGRYVPEKVVTNHDLEKIVDTSDEWIRTRTGIAERRIADDTIDTSYMAVEASKKALEDAGISGEDIDLILVATVTPDRAFPAVACVIQEAIGAKHAAAMDLSAACAGFMYGMITAQQFIQTGTYKNVLVVGSDKLSKIVDWNDRNTAVLFGDGAGAIVMGAVSEGKGVLSFELGADGSGGKHLYQDEYVMMNGREVFKFAVRQLGDSCLRVLEKAGLTKEDVDFLVPHQANIRIMESARERLNLPKEKMSMTIEKFGNTSASSIPIAMVEELQNGRIQDGDLIILVGFGGGLTWGAVALRWGK; this is encoded by the coding sequence GTGAACGTGGGCATTTTAGGGATCGGAAGATATGTGCCAGAAAAAGTAGTCACAAATCACGATTTAGAGAAAATCGTAGATACATCTGATGAATGGATTCGTACGAGAACGGGAATTGCAGAAAGACGCATTGCCGATGATACAATAGATACTTCATATATGGCGGTAGAGGCTTCTAAAAAGGCACTTGAAGATGCCGGGATTAGCGGAGAGGATATCGATCTTATTTTAGTGGCAACAGTAACGCCCGATCGCGCATTCCCAGCAGTAGCTTGTGTAATCCAAGAAGCAATTGGCGCAAAACACGCAGCCGCAATGGATTTAAGTGCAGCATGTGCTGGCTTTATGTACGGAATGATTACAGCACAGCAATTTATTCAAACGGGAACTTATAAAAATGTATTAGTAGTTGGTAGTGACAAACTATCTAAAATTGTAGACTGGAACGATCGAAATACAGCCGTACTATTTGGGGACGGAGCAGGTGCTATCGTAATGGGAGCTGTTTCGGAAGGAAAAGGTGTACTTTCCTTTGAATTAGGAGCGGATGGAAGTGGCGGTAAGCATCTTTATCAAGACGAGTATGTTATGATGAACGGCAGAGAAGTCTTTAAATTTGCTGTTCGCCAACTTGGTGATTCCTGTCTTCGCGTGTTAGAAAAAGCAGGACTTACGAAAGAGGATGTGGACTTCTTAGTACCACATCAAGCGAATATTCGTATTATGGAATCTGCAAGAGAAAGATTAAATTTACCGAAAGAAAAAATGAGTATGACAATTGAAAAGTTCGGTAATACATCGGCTTCTTCAATTCCAATTGCAATGGTAGAGGAATTGCAAAATGGACGTATTCAAGACGGTGATTTAATTATACTAGTCGGTTTTGGCGGCGGGTTAACATGGGGAGCAGTAGCTCTTCGTTGGGGTAAATAA
- the fabF gene encoding beta-ketoacyl-ACP synthase II, with protein MEKKRVVITGLGAVTPIGTDVETAWENIKNGVSGIGRLTRIDSEQIPAKVAAEINDFEVEKYIDKKEARRMDRFTQYAVAAAKMAVADAKLEITEENAPRIGVWVGSGIGGMETYEEQFKIFTEKGPRRVSPFFVPMMIPDMAAGQVSIATGAKGINTCSVTACASGANSIGDAFKVIQRGDADAMITGGAEAPLTSMAFAGFSSAKALTFNEDPATACRPFDKNRSGFVMGEGSGILILEELEHALARGAHIYAEIAGYGATGDAFHITMPAPGGEGGVRAMRQALADAGLEPEDIDYINAHGTSTDANEKYETMAIKETFGEHAYKVAISSTKSMTGHLLGAAGAVEAIFSIKSITDGVIPPTINYETPDPECDLDYVPNTARHQEVRAVLSNSLGFGGHNAVLVFKAYK; from the coding sequence ATGGAAAAAAAGAGGGTCGTAATTACAGGGCTAGGAGCTGTTACACCGATCGGAACAGATGTTGAAACAGCTTGGGAAAACATTAAAAACGGTGTATCCGGAATCGGACGACTTACAAGAATAGATTCAGAACAAATTCCTGCAAAAGTAGCAGCAGAAATTAACGACTTTGAAGTCGAAAAATATATAGATAAAAAAGAAGCGCGCCGTATGGACCGCTTTACGCAATATGCAGTAGCAGCAGCGAAAATGGCAGTAGCAGATGCGAAGCTTGAAATTACAGAAGAAAATGCACCACGCATTGGTGTATGGGTTGGTTCTGGTATTGGTGGTATGGAAACATACGAAGAACAATTTAAGATTTTTACTGAAAAAGGTCCGCGCCGCGTGAGCCCATTCTTCGTACCAATGATGATTCCAGATATGGCAGCAGGTCAAGTGTCAATCGCTACAGGAGCGAAAGGAATTAATACTTGCTCTGTAACAGCTTGTGCATCTGGAGCAAACTCAATTGGTGATGCGTTTAAAGTAATTCAGCGCGGTGATGCTGATGCGATGATAACAGGCGGAGCAGAAGCGCCGTTAACAAGCATGGCATTCGCTGGGTTTAGTTCAGCGAAAGCATTAACATTCAATGAAGATCCAGCAACGGCTTGCCGCCCATTTGATAAAAACCGTAGTGGTTTCGTAATGGGTGAAGGATCAGGAATTCTTATTCTTGAAGAATTAGAGCACGCATTAGCACGTGGTGCTCACATTTATGCGGAAATTGCTGGTTATGGTGCAACTGGTGATGCGTTCCATATTACAATGCCTGCTCCTGGCGGTGAAGGCGGAGTTCGTGCGATGCGTCAAGCTTTAGCTGATGCAGGTCTAGAGCCAGAAGATATTGATTACATTAATGCACATGGTACAAGTACAGATGCAAATGAAAAGTATGAAACGATGGCAATTAAAGAAACTTTCGGTGAGCATGCATATAAAGTAGCGATTAGCTCAACGAAATCAATGACAGGTCATTTATTAGGAGCAGCTGGTGCTGTTGAAGCGATCTTCTCTATTAAATCAATTACAGACGGAGTAATTCCTCCGACGATTAACTATGAAACACCAGATCCAGAATGTGATTTAGATTACGTACCAAATACAGCGAGACATCAAGAAGTGCGGGCTGTATTAAGTAATTCATTAGGATTCGGTGGTCATAACGCAGTATTAGTATTTAAAGCATATAAGTAA
- a CDS encoding DUF2268 domain-containing protein, whose product MGVVETAEWLHLYYGRPEKLCEKFTKYIPLPKERLYRFLISKGMYRPVMRGEQEIKELEKKEIWKELSMEYEKLKSWLKGPDVPIFILLSDSYNRTVQEEYNGKAGLSMRHVIFLFVCGRNSVEELKALLTHEYHHICRLHQIETKETEYTLLDTMIMEGLAEQAVYERYTEKRCAPWTTYISKEDAIYYWRNSIQERIDVKRGTREHDVLLNGLHSYPKMLGYALGFHIVKDCVAFEGENTLSLLSIDAKEILNKANTFHVS is encoded by the coding sequence GTGGGGGTTGTTGAAACGGCAGAATGGTTACATCTGTATTATGGACGCCCAGAAAAGCTTTGTGAGAAATTTACAAAGTATATTCCATTGCCAAAAGAGAGGCTGTATCGTTTTTTAATCTCTAAAGGTATGTATCGCCCAGTAATGCGGGGGGAGCAGGAAATTAAAGAGTTAGAGAAGAAAGAAATTTGGAAAGAACTTAGCATGGAGTATGAAAAATTGAAAAGTTGGCTAAAAGGTCCAGATGTCCCTATCTTTATTTTATTATCAGATTCATATAATCGAACGGTACAAGAGGAATATAACGGGAAGGCTGGTTTATCTATGCGTCACGTTATTTTCTTATTCGTATGTGGACGTAATTCAGTAGAGGAACTAAAAGCTTTATTAACGCATGAATACCACCATATATGTAGATTACATCAAATTGAGACGAAGGAAACAGAGTATACATTACTTGATACGATGATTATGGAAGGGTTAGCTGAGCAAGCTGTGTATGAAAGGTATACAGAAAAAAGATGTGCACCATGGACTACTTATATTTCAAAAGAAGATGCTATTTATTATTGGAGAAATTCAATACAAGAACGAATAGATGTAAAGAGAGGTACGAGGGAGCATGATGTTTTATTAAATGGACTGCACTCGTACCCAAAAATGCTTGGCTATGCACTTGGATTTCATATTGTGAAAGATTGTGTAGCATTTGAAGGAGAAAATACACTGTCTTTATTATCTATAGATGCGAAAGAAATATTGAATAAAGCAAATACATTTCATGTTTCATAA
- a CDS encoding YjbA family protein, whose product MLYLHDVWVNWFEGEENGYNVCHFYEWRKDDTIELLDQVPLLKVDATLYHYIENELLELPQKLLEDVYHKAYIRKNHERLQQEYCFVVTDGKGIIAIDSIGYNVPIRKSRLIPRQEQMVYEMVESVQAEKYEFQVEEIEKEHHILSPSPFIMNGLTRKERQLKQLLFMALDQLHTTKNPAEIRYWFTEWDPSAYGMVQHMEFEDVWAKLYDEAKTGWSEKHEQLCERLVKGQPFFEKLWEMENEQKVN is encoded by the coding sequence ATGTTATATCTACATGATGTATGGGTAAATTGGTTTGAAGGTGAAGAGAATGGGTATAACGTTTGTCATTTTTACGAATGGCGGAAAGATGATACGATTGAGCTATTAGATCAAGTGCCATTATTAAAAGTAGATGCCACATTATATCATTACATCGAGAACGAATTATTAGAGCTTCCGCAAAAATTATTGGAAGACGTATATCATAAGGCTTATATTCGTAAAAATCACGAACGTTTGCAACAAGAATATTGTTTTGTAGTTACAGATGGAAAAGGAATTATTGCGATTGATTCAATCGGCTATAATGTGCCAATTAGAAAAAGTAGGCTTATACCTCGTCAAGAGCAGATGGTATATGAGATGGTAGAAAGTGTGCAAGCAGAAAAGTATGAGTTCCAAGTAGAAGAGATTGAAAAAGAACATCATATTTTATCACCATCACCGTTCATTATGAATGGCCTAACTCGTAAAGAAAGACAGCTAAAACAATTATTATTTATGGCGTTAGATCAATTACATACAACGAAAAATCCAGCTGAAATTCGCTATTGGTTCACAGAGTGGGATCCATCAGCGTATGGAATGGTCCAACATATGGAGTTTGAAGATGTTTGGGCTAAACTTTATGATGAAGCGAAAACTGGATGGTCTGAGAAGCACGAGCAATTATGTGAGCGGCTTGTAAAAGGACAGCCGTTTTTTGAAAAGTTATGGGAAATGGAAAATGAGCAGAAGGTAAATTAA
- the trpS gene encoding tryptophan--tRNA ligase: protein MSVIFSGIQPSGTITLGNYLGAMKQFTELQNEHDCYFCIVNQHAITVPQDPVGLRKNIRSLAALYVACGIDPEKATLFVQSEVPAHAQLGWIMQSVAYVGELERMTQYKDKASGRDSVPAGLLTYPPLMAADILLYNTEIVPVGDDQKQHMELTRDLAERFNKRFREVFTVPEIRIPKVGARVMSLTEPTKKMSKSDPNPKSMISMLDEPKTIEKKIKSAVTDSEGIVKFDKENKPGISNLLTIYSSFSGKTVEEIEAMYEGKGYGDFKGDLAQVVVEAIRPIQDKYNELINSPELDEILDKGAEKANRVAFKQLRKVENAMGLSRKRR, encoded by the coding sequence ATGTCAGTTATCTTTTCTGGTATTCAGCCAAGCGGAACAATTACACTTGGAAACTATTTAGGAGCTATGAAGCAATTTACAGAGCTTCAAAACGAACACGACTGTTATTTCTGTATTGTAAACCAACATGCGATTACAGTACCTCAAGACCCTGTAGGGCTTCGCAAAAACATCCGCAGTCTTGCTGCGCTATACGTTGCATGCGGCATCGATCCTGAAAAAGCTACTTTATTTGTACAATCAGAAGTACCAGCACACGCTCAACTAGGATGGATTATGCAATCCGTTGCTTACGTTGGAGAATTAGAACGTATGACACAATATAAAGACAAAGCTTCAGGAAGAGATTCAGTTCCAGCTGGATTACTTACATATCCACCATTAATGGCTGCTGATATTTTACTTTACAACACAGAAATCGTGCCTGTTGGTGATGACCAAAAGCAACATATGGAATTAACACGTGATCTAGCAGAGCGTTTCAACAAACGCTTCCGTGAAGTGTTCACAGTTCCTGAAATTCGTATTCCAAAAGTAGGAGCTCGCGTTATGTCATTAACAGAACCTACGAAAAAAATGAGTAAATCTGATCCAAATCCAAAATCAATGATCAGTATGCTTGATGAGCCAAAAACAATCGAAAAGAAAATAAAAAGTGCCGTAACTGACTCTGAAGGCATCGTTAAATTTGATAAAGAGAATAAACCTGGAATCTCTAACTTATTAACAATTTACTCTTCATTCTCAGGAAAAACAGTAGAAGAAATAGAAGCAATGTACGAAGGAAAAGGATACGGCGACTTCAAAGGTGACCTAGCACAAGTAGTCGTAGAAGCAATTCGTCCAATCCAAGACAAATATAACGAACTAATCAACTCCCCAGAACTAGACGAAATTCTAGACAAAGGTGCCGAAAAAGCAAACCGCGTTGCATTCAAACAACTACGCAAAGTAGAAAACGCAATGGGACTAAGCAGAAAACGTAGGTAA
- a CDS encoding DUF3899 domain-containing protein: MNNVFFHTCILFLVAIIASSVGAFLVSSQFLLNFVNISFYIALIFILIGGFLFIFQNGFFNVTIYAFQRVFGTNKKIDSLIEEAEEPIDKKERIYKTYSFKWTYPICITGIVLGLFSILISFTILM, translated from the coding sequence TTGAATAACGTTTTTTTTCATACTTGTATACTATTTTTGGTTGCGATAATCGCTTCTAGTGTGGGCGCATTCCTCGTTTCATCTCAGTTTTTGTTGAATTTTGTCAACATCTCATTCTATATTGCATTGATTTTTATTCTTATAGGTGGTTTTTTATTCATATTTCAAAATGGATTTTTTAACGTAACAATTTACGCATTCCAAAGAGTATTTGGTACGAATAAAAAAATTGACTCTTTAATTGAAGAAGCAGAGGAACCTATCGATAAGAAAGAACGTATTTATAAAACATATTCATTCAAATGGACGTATCCGATTTGTATTACCGGTATCGTACTTGGGTTGTTCTCGATCCTCATTAGCTTTACTATTTTGATGTAG